Part of the bacterium genome is shown below.
GCGCGGACTGACGACTCCGGCTACGACGGGCGCGCCAAGCCCACGACCCGGGCCGTCACATCGACGGGAACGGGTCCGCGTTCCGTCCACCGCAGAGCATCTTCGAGCTGTCCGCGGTCGGAGTAACCTACGAGAACGGTCGAGATGCCCGGCGCCGCAAGGGCGAAGCGGAGGGCCAGTTCCATCGGGCCCTCGTACCCGAGGTCCGCGGCGAGCCGTCGAATCGCCGCGGCCCGCTCGAGGTCGCGTCCGTATTCGGCGCCGGCGGCCAGCTGCGGTCCCGGATCGCCCGCGTTGGCATGCCGGCCCGCCACCGCCGACAGCGCGCCCGCCGCCATGACGCGGATCGCGATCACGCCCACGCCGGCCGCGGCGGCCGCGCCGATCAGGCCTGCGAAGTCCTGCTCACCGCCGCCGGCCCCCGCATACCCGCCGCTGGGGTTCAGGGCATTGAAATAGGACTGCGTCGTGGCGAACGCGCCGGAGGCCACCGTGGCGTGCACCGCAGCCGTCTGCCCGAGGCCGGTGATCCCGATGTGGCGCACGAGGCCGCGGGCGACGAGCCGCCGCATGCCGTCCGCGACCGGCCCGCACACGGTCTGGAGACCGATGGCGTGGCTGCTGCCTCGAACGGACGCCGCGGCCTGAGGAGTCTCGGCGATCGGATTGTGGAGCTGCAGCAGGTCCACGGACTCGTGTCCGAGCCGGCGCAGGCTGGCTTCGCACGAACGCTGAATCGCCGCGGCGGGATCGTCGAGGTCGGGCTGCTGCAGCCGGACCTTCGTCCCGACGACGACGTCGCGCCACGCTCCGAGGTCGCGCAAGACCCGGCCGAGGTGCTCTTCAGACCGGCCGTCGCCATAGCTTGGCGCCGTATCGAAATACGTGACGCCGGCGTCGAGCGCCCGGGCAACCGCCGCCGTCTGCTCGGCGTGGTCGCCGCGCACCATGAGGCCGCCCACCGCGCCGGCGCCGAAGCCGAGGGCGGAGACGGAGAGTCCGGTCTTGCCGAACGGCCGCTGCTCCATGCGGTTACCTCCCGCGGATCCGCCGCGGGGTCCTGTCGACCGCGGTCACGCCCGGCGCTAGCCGCCGGCGATGGCCCCGATGATCAAAAACGGCTCCTCGCCGGCCGCGACCGTGTCGGGGAGGGGGGCATCCGGCGGGTCCTGCGACAGATCGCGCTCGCACGCAAAGAACCGGACGAGCGGCCGGCGCTGCTGCGTGACGTGGTCGCGCACCGTGCCACGCAGCACCGGGTAGCGCGCCTCGAGCGCGTCGAGCACCGACCGCTGCGTGACCGGACCGCGGACGTCGAGCGCGACTTCACGCTCCGTCTTCGCGAGCGTGCGCAGGTGATGGGGCAGAACGACCCGGATCACGCCAGGGTCTGTACCTCGACCGAGAGCACGGCCGGCAGATCGCGCACGATCGGCGCCCACGTGCCGCCGCCGTCCGACGACGCGTACACCTGTCCGCCGGTCGTGCCGAAGTAGAGGCCGCACGCATCGAGCGAGTCGACGGCCATCGCGTCCCGCAGCACGTTGACGTAGCAATCCCGCTGAGGCAGCCCGTTCGTGAGCGCTTCCCACTCGTTGCCGCCGGTCCGGCTGCGGTAGACTCTGAGCTTTCCGTCCGGCGGAAAATGCTCGGAGTCGCTCTTGATCGGGAGCACATAGATCGTCTGCGGCTCGTGCGCATGGACGTCGATGACGAACCCGAAGTCGGTCGGCAGGTTGCCGCTGACCTCGTGCCAGGAGTCGGCGGCGTCGTCGCTGCGCATCACGTCCCAATGCTTCTGCATGAACAGGGTGCGCGGCCGCGAGGGGTGCATCGCAATCCGGTGCACGCAGTGGCCGACCTCTCCCGTCGGATTGGGCATTTGCTCCGAGCGCAGCCCGCGGTTCGCCGGCCGCCACGTCTTGGCCCCGTCGTCGCTGCGGAAGACGCCCGCCGCCGAGATGGCGATGTACATCCGCGCTGCGTCGTTGGGGTCGAGCAAGATCGTGTGGAGGCACATCCCGCCTGCGCCCGGCATCCAGTTGGGCCCGGAGCCGTGGCCGCGCAGGCCGGGCAGCTCCTCCCACGTTTTCCCCGCGTCCGCCGAACGGAAGAGGGCGGCGTCCTCCACCCCCGCATACACGGCGTCCGCGTCGGTGAGCGACGGCTCGAGATGCCAGACGCGCTTGAACTCCCACGGGTGCTGGGTGCCGTCGTACCACTGGTGCGTCCCGGTCGCGCCGGCGTACGTGAACTGGTTGCCCACCGGCTCCCAGGTCTTCCCTCCGTCGTCGGAGCGCTGAATCTGCTGACCGAACCAGCCGCTCGACTGCGAGGCGTACAGCCGGTTCGGATCGGCCGGCGAGCCTTTGACGTGGTAGATCTCCCAGCCCGCGAAGTGCGGGCCGGCGACGTCCCACCGGCTGCGCTTTCCGTCGGACGTCAGGATAAACGCGCCCTTGCGCGTACCGACCAAGACCCGTACCCCGCTCATCGTCCACCCCTTTCGAGTTGATCCTGCGCTTCTTTCCACGCCGGAAACGCCCGCTCGGCCTTGCGCCGCCCGCCCGCGGTGAGCCGGACCGGCCGCCGCCTCGCGTCGCCGGCGCGCGCCGCGCTGACCCAGCCGTTGCGCTCGAGCACGGCGGCGACGCGGGTCAGCGTGGTTCGCTCCAAGCCCAGCGCGCTGGCGAGCTCCGTGATCGACGTCGGGCCTTTGAGCGCGAGCGCGGCGAGCACGGAGAACTGCGTCGCGCGCAGCCCGTGCGGCCGCAGCCGCTGCTCGAAGAGCCTCGTCACGGCGCGCGCGTAGCGCCGCGCGGCGAGGCACCGGCACGCCCTGGTCGGGGAGAGATCCACGTTCGCGGCCGTCATCGTGTGTATATACACTTGATTACGGGGCGTCAAGAACCCTCCCCGACGCCGCCTGCCGCGCCCCGTCTCGCCCGAGCGGGCCGCCGCAGGAACGCGCGGCCCGATGGGTCGAACACGAATCCCGCGACCCGAGATCCAGAGCCGGGCCGCGCACGGGACACACGAGGGGGGCCCATGATGCGGACCGATCTGTATCGCGCCGCCGCGCTGGTCGTTGCGTGCGCGGTTGCCTTCACACTCGGCATTCCGGGCGGCGGCCGCGCCGCCGCGCCGGCGTCGTTGCACGTCGCGATCGGCATCGACGCCGACACGCTCGACCCCGAGGGCCAGACGACCACCACCATTGCCAACATCGTGGACTATATGTTCGACTCGCTGGTCTGGCCCAACGACGAGCGGTCCGGCGTCAAACCGGGCGAGCCGCAGTACACGAAGCTCGTGCCGCAGCTTGCGACGTCCTGGACGGTGAGCCGCGACGGCCTGACCTACACGTTCAAGCTGCGCCAGGGCGTCAAGTTCCAGGACGGGACCGACTTCAACGCCGAGGCCGTGAAGTTCAACGTGCAGCGCTGGCTCGACACCTCGGTGCGCAATCCCAACCGCTACTACTTCACGGACATCGACACGAGCCGCATCGACACCCCGGACCCGTATACCATCGTGCTGCACCTGAAGCAGCCGAGCCCGACCCTCCTGGGCCGGATCGCGAGCGGCGTGGGCGAAATCCTGTCGCCGTCGGCGGTCCGGAAGATCGGCAACGACAAGATTCCGCTGGGCCCGCTCGCCGCGGGCACGGGGCCCTACATGTTCAAGGAGTGGGTCCACGGCGACCACGTCACGCTGGTCCGCAACCCGAGCTACTGGGGCCGCAAGCCGTACTTCGACGAGGTGGTGTTCCGCGTAGTCCCGAACGCCGGCACCCGCGAGACGATGCTGCGCGCCGGGGACGTGCAGATGGCCTTCGAGCCGCCCGCCCCGGACGTGCCGGCGCTGCGCAAGGACGCGAACCTGCGCGTGGTCGAGGGGCCGAGCGACCGCGACGTGTTCGTCGGCCTCAACACGCAATACGGGCCGTTGAAGGACGCGCGCGTCCGGCAGGCGCTCAATTACGCGGTCAACAAGCAGGCGATCATTCACAGCGTCCTCTTCGGGCTGGCGACCGTGCTCGAATCGCCGACGACGCCGTTCTTGTTCGGCTACACGAAGCTCCAGGCCGGTGGCTGGCCGTTCAACCCGGTCAAGGCCAAAGCG
Proteins encoded:
- a CDS encoding MarR family transcriptional regulator; the protein is MTAANVDLSPTRACRCLAARRYARAVTRLFEQRLRPHGLRATQFSVLAALALKGPTSITELASALGLERTTLTRVAAVLERNGWVSAARAGDARRRPVRLTAGGRRKAERAFPAWKEAQDQLERGGR
- a CDS encoding aldo/keto reductase, coding for MEQRPFGKTGLSVSALGFGAGAVGGLMVRGDHAEQTAAVARALDAGVTYFDTAPSYGDGRSEEHLGRVLRDLGAWRDVVVGTKVRLQQPDLDDPAAAIQRSCEASLRRLGHESVDLLQLHNPIAETPQAAASVRGSSHAIGLQTVCGPVADGMRRLVARGLVRHIGITGLGQTAAVHATVASGAFATTQSYFNALNPSGGYAGAGGGEQDFAGLIGAAAAAGVGVIAIRVMAAGALSAVAGRHANAGDPGPQLAAGAEYGRDLERAAAIRRLAADLGYEGPMELALRFALAAPGISTVLVGYSDRGQLEDALRWTERGPVPVDVTARVVGLARPS
- a CDS encoding ABC transporter substrate-binding protein, whose amino-acid sequence is MMRTDLYRAAALVVACAVAFTLGIPGGGRAAAPASLHVAIGIDADTLDPEGQTTTTIANIVDYMFDSLVWPNDERSGVKPGEPQYTKLVPQLATSWTVSRDGLTYTFKLRQGVKFQDGTDFNAEAVKFNVQRWLDTSVRNPNRYYFTDIDTSRIDTPDPYTIVLHLKQPSPTLLGRIASGVGEILSPSAVRKIGNDKIPLGPLAAGTGPYMFKEWVHGDHVTLVRNPSYWGRKPYFDEVVFRVVPNAGTRETMLRAGDVQMAFEPPAPDVPALRKDANLRVVEGPSDRDVFVGLNTQYGPLKDARVRQALNYAVNKQAIIHSVLFGLATVLESPTTPFLFGYTKLQAGGWPFNPVKAKALLAEAGFPNGFTLNFRTPTGRYIQDYQFAQAVAAQLANVGVKAQIQTTDWPSYVSWMVTPLERTPLQIFVLGWATQYLDADGELYGQFYSGQAPPKGLAPTFYKDAKVDELLLAGQTTSDPKKREAIYQEAQQLIWNDAPWIFLWSQNFYMVTSSHLDGVTTTPNEKWAAIYATWK
- a CDS encoding MoaD/ThiS family protein, which gives rise to MIRVVLPHHLRTLAKTEREVALDVRGPVTQRSVLDALEARYPVLRGTVRDHVTQQRRPLVRFFACERDLSQDPPDAPLPDTVAAGEEPFLIIGAIAGG
- a CDS encoding exo-alpha-sialidase; the encoded protein is MSGVRVLVGTRKGAFILTSDGKRSRWDVAGPHFAGWEIYHVKGSPADPNRLYASQSSGWFGQQIQRSDDGGKTWEPVGNQFTYAGATGTHQWYDGTQHPWEFKRVWHLEPSLTDADAVYAGVEDAALFRSADAGKTWEELPGLRGHGSGPNWMPGAGGMCLHTILLDPNDAARMYIAISAAGVFRSDDGAKTWRPANRGLRSEQMPNPTGEVGHCVHRIAMHPSRPRTLFMQKHWDVMRSDDAADSWHEVSGNLPTDFGFVIDVHAHEPQTIYVLPIKSDSEHFPPDGKLRVYRSRTGGNEWEALTNGLPQRDCYVNVLRDAMAVDSLDACGLYFGTTGGQVYASSDGGGTWAPIVRDLPAVLSVEVQTLA